The genomic window CGGATCCTGGCGCTGGATGCTGGGCATCATCACCATCCCCGCGGTGCTGCTGTTTATCGACGTCCTGTTTTTGCCGGGAAGCCCGCGCTGGCTTGCAGCGCGAGGACGTTACCATGAAGCGCAGAAAGTGCTGGATATGCTGCGCAGCTCCAGCGAACAGGTGCGCAAGGAGCTAGATGAGATCCGCGCAAGTTTGAAAATCAAACAAAGCGGCTGGGCACCGTTTAAAGACAACGCCAATTTCCGCCACGCGGTATTCCTCGGCGTCCTGTTGCAGGTGATGCAGCAATTCACCGGTATGAATGTCATTATGTATTACGCGCCGAAAATCTTCTGTATCGCCGGCTTTACCAACACCGCCAACCAAATGTGGGGAATGGTGATTGTCGGGTTGGTCAACGTACTGGCGACATTTATCGCCATCGGGCTGGTGGATCGCTGGGGCCGTAAACCGACGCTAAAACTCGGTTTTCTGGTTATGGCGGTCGGCATGGGCGTGCTGGGCACGCTGCTCCATCTGGGCGTCGACACCGACTTCCAAAAATACTTTGCGATTGTCATGTTGATGCTGTTTATCGTCGGTTTCGCCATGAGCGCCGGCCAGCTGATTTGGATATTGTGTTCCGAAATCCAGCCGCTGAAAGGGCGCGCTTTTGGTATTACCGTCTCCACCACCAACTGGATTGCCAACATGATCGTCGGCGCGACCTTCCTGACCATGCTGGAAACGCTGGGCAATGCCAACACATTCTGGGTCTACGGCGCGCTTAACGTTCTGTTTATCGTATTGACCATTATGCTGATTCCGGAAACCAAAAACGTTTCGCTTGAGCATATTGAACGTAACCTGATGACCGGTAAATCGGTGCGCGGGACTGACCGCTCACGTCTGTCGCCAAAACGCCGCCGCCCGACTCGACGGCGGCGTTTTTTTGCCCGATAACCTGGTCCGGGTTTACCCTGTGGCCTTGGTGCGCAGCGGCTTGGTTTTGATCCTGCGTAGCCAGGTGGTGTCGCCACGTATCGTCGCGTGGTATTGCCATAGGGTTGCATCCTTTGGCGCCGACGATTAAGCTGGCGGATATGAAACCGTTACGCATCCCTATCGCCCTGCAGCAGGGCGTCATGCAGAGCCTGCAGGCCAAGCTCGCACAGGCAGGGGAGTATTTTGACTGTACCTTTCCCGAACCGGCGGTAAGCTATCAACAGCGCGGCACCTCCGCCGGTACCGCCTGGCTGGAGCGCTGGGAAATCCGCTTGAACCCGCAATTATTGCTGCAGAATCAGCAACGTTTTATCGACGAAGTGGTGCCGCACAAGCTGGCACATCTGCTGGTGTATCGCCAATTTGGCCGGGTCGCGCCCCACGGCCGGGAGTGGCGCTGGATGATGACTACCGTGTTGCAAACGCCCGTCCGCCGCACCCATGAATTCGATTTGGCGGCGGTGCGTAGATCTACCTTTCCCTCTCGCTGCGGCGACATCTTGCAGCCCGAGGCGACCGGTACGAAACAGTAATATTCCACAATGCTTCCCCCTGATTTCCACCTGCCGGCGCGGCGCGCGTTCGATTTGTCTGTCGCGACGCAATTAGGTAACCTGCGCTTTTCCAAATTGAACACACTGATATGCTGCATAAAATTTTCGGCCTGCTGGCCCCGCCGCCGTACTTACCTTTTCCTTTCCCGCCACGGCCAAGGTGCATGAAATCACCAATTTTAACCAGGCAAAAGCGGCAGCGGTGAAAATCAATCGCGACGCGCCCAGTACTTTTTATTGTGATTGCCGCATAAACTAGCAGGGCAAAAAGGGCATCCCGGATCTGGCGTCCTGCGGCTATCAGGTTCGTAAAAGCGAGCTGTGCGCCAACCGCATCAAATGGGAACATGTGGTACCGGCTTGGGAATTCGTTCATCAGCGCCAATGCTGGCAAAACGGCGGGCGTAAAAACTGCGCCAAAGACCCCGTGTATCGGCAAATCGAAACCGACCTGCATAACTTGCAGCCCGCGATCGGCGAGGTCAATGGAGATCGCGGCAACTACCAGTACAGTCAATGGCGCGACGGAGAGGGTCAATACGGCCGATGTGAAATGAAAATCGATTTTAAAAACAAGCAGGCTGAGCCTGCCGGCCCACGCCCGCGGCGCTATCGCCCGGACCTACTTCTACATGCGCGATCGTTATCAATTGCGTCTTTCCCGGGCGCAAACTCATCTATTTGAGGTATGGGATCGCGCCTATCCGGTGACCGAATGGGAATGCAAGCACAACCAGCGGATCGCCGCGGTTCAGGGCAACCCCAATCCGTATGTCCAGCGGGCTTGCAGCCTTTAAAAGCGCTGCTCTACACTAGAGTCGCTCCGCCGGCCGTGCCGGCAGGGGTCGCGGATCCGCCGCGGACGGCAAGACAACCAGGACTGAAGCCACGTCTTATGCGAATACCTCGAATATATCATCCGGCGCCTCTGACCGTCGGCACCGTCCTCGCGCTGGGCGATGACGCCGCGCATCATGTGAGCCGGGTGCTGCGCATGACCGTCGACGCGCCGATAGCGCTGTTTGACGGCAGCAATCACGTTTTTGCGGCCCGTTTGACCCGGGTAGACAAAAAGGGCGTCGAGGCCACCGTATTGGCCACACAAATGGAAGATCGCGAATCGCTGCTGCATTTGCATCTGGGACAGGTGATGTCACGCGGGGAGAAAATGGAATTTACCATCCAAAAATCCATCGAATTGGGGGTAAATGTGATCACCCCATTGTTTTCGGCGCGCTGTGGCGTCAAGCTGGAGGGCGAGCGGCTGGAGAAAAAGCTGCAGCAGTGGCACAAAATCGCCATCGGCGCCTGTGAGCAGTGCGGGCGCAATCGCCTGGCGGAGATCCGCCCCGCGATGACGCTCGAGGCCTGGTGTGCGGAACAGGAGGCGGGGTTGAAACTTAATTTGCATCCCCGCGCCCAACAGAGCATTAATACTCTGCCGCTGCCGGCGCACGGCATTCGTCTGCTGATTGGGCCTGAGGGCGGCCTGTCGGCGGAGGAGATTGCATTGACCGCCAACTATGGGTTTACCGATATTCTGCTGGGGCCACGGGTGCTACGCACTGAGACCACCGCACTCACCGCCATCACCGCCCTGCAGGTGCGTTTCGGCGATTTGGGGTAAAGGAGAAGACAATGATTAAGCTTGGCATCGTGATGGACCCGATTTCCACCATCAATATCAAAAAAGACAGCAGCTTTGCCATGTTGCTTGAAGCACAAAGCCGCGGCTACGAAATTCACTACATGGAGATGAGCTCCCTGTATCTGCGCGGCGGCGAGGCGCGGGCCTCCACCCGTTTGCTGTCGGTAAAGCAAGATTATGATGCCTGGTACAGCTTTAACGGCGAAAAGGACATCAATCTGGGCGAATTGGATGTCATCCTGATGCGCAAGGATCCGCCCTTCGATACCGAATTTATTTATGCCACTTACATTCTGGAACGTGCGGAAGATGAAGGGGCGCTCATCGTCAACAAACCGCAGAGCCTCCGGGACTGTAACGAGAAACTGTTTACCGCCTGGTTCGCGCGCCATACGCCGGATACGCTGGTAAGCCACCGGGACGACCACATCCGCGCTTTCTGGCAGGAGCACGGCGACATCATCCTGAAACCGCTGGACGGCATGGGCGGTACGTCGATTTTTCGCGTCAAGCAAGACGATCCCAACCTGACGGTTATTGTTGAAACCCTGACCGGTTACGGCCGCCACTTCTGCATGGCGCAAAATTATCTGCCGGCCATCAAGGACGGCGATAAGCGGGTGCTGGTGGTGGACGGCGAACCGGTTCCCTACTGCCTGGCGCGCATTCCCAAAAGCGGCGAAACCCGCGGCAATCTTGCAGCCGGCGGCCACGGCGAGGCACGTCCGCTCAGCGATAGCGACTGGAAAATCGCCCGCGACGTGGCGCCAGTGCTGAAAAAGAAAGGGCTGATTTTTGTCGGTCTGGATATCATCGGCGACCGCCTGACCGAGATCAATGTCACAAGCCCCACCTGCGTGCGTGAAATCGAAGCAGCCTTCCCCATTTCGATCACCGGTATGCTAATGGACGCAATCGAAAAACGTCTGGCGGCGCAACAACGCTGATGTGGTGACGTGGCCGCAATCAGATTTCTATTGCGGCAGTGACTTGTCCCCATTTTGCCCGAATACTGAACACCGTCTATTTTTTAAACTTACTTATGTTGCCTAATTAAAGCATGAATTTACAGCACCATTTTCTTATCGCCATGCCCTCGCTGCAGGATCCGTTATTCAAACGCTCGGTGGTCTACATCTGCGAGCACAACAGTGACGGCGCCATGGGTATCGTCATCAATAAGCCCGTCGAACAGTTCACCGTGGAAAACGTGCTGCACAAGCTCAAGATCATGCCTGCCGACCGCGATCCGGCCATCCGGCTGGATAAACCGGTATTCGCCGGCGGCCCGCTGGCGGATGACCGTGGCTTTATTCTGCACACGCCGCGCGACGGGTTCGGCTCCAGCATCGGCATCTCGCCGCAAACGATGATCACCACGTCCAAGGACGTGCTGGAAACGCTCGGCACCGCCGATCAGCCCGACGATGTGCTGGTGGCGCTGGGCTACTCCGGCTGGGAACAGGGGAAGCTGGAGCGCGAGCTAATGGAAAACGCCTGGCTTACTACCCCTGCCGACAGTGAAATCCTGTTTCATACCCCTATCGCCTCCCGCTGGCGCGAAGCGGCCAAGACCCTGGGCATCGATATTCACAATATCGCCAACCAGGCGGGTCATGCCTGATGGCCGCCGCCGGCAGCATCATGGCGTTCGATTTTGGTACGCGCAGCATCGGCGTGGCTATTGGTCAACGCGTAACCTGTACCGCCCGACCGCTGACGGCGTTCAAGGCCCGCGACGGCGTACCTGACTGGCAACAGATCGAAAAATTACTGAAAGAATGGCGGCCGGAAACGGTGGTGGTGGGTTTACCGCTGAATATGGACGGCAGCGAACAGCCGCTGACCGCCCGGGTACGCAAGTTCGCCAACCGGATGCACGGCCGCTTCGGCGTTCAGGTGGTGTTGCACGATGAGCGCCTCAGCACCGTCGAAGCCCGCGCGGGTCTGTTTGAGCGCGGCGGCTATCGCGCGCTGGAGAAAGGCAAAGTCGACGCGGGGTCGGCGGTGATCATACTGGAAAGCTGGCTCGAACAGTTTCCCGAGTAACGCTACGGCACCCTCGTCGCTCCGCCTGTGGCGTCATGGCCGGCATAGGCGACACGCATGCCGCGCGGCGGCACTGCCACAGCTCGCAGTAAGATTTCCCGGCCTGCAACAGTGGCGGTGTTATCACTGGCGGCAACGGCGCGTCTCTCCCGCCGCTGCCGCGGGACCGGCTTACTCCAGGTAAAACACCGGCCGCAGCGTCGCGCTGACGGGGCTGTTATCGGCTTTGGCGGGCATGACGTCGGTTATATGACGCCACCAGCGCTGGCAAACCTCCGTCTCCGCCGACCAGATCGGGTTGTGCCAGCGTTCATACTCCTGATGCGCGTCGGGATTAACCTGCATTACAAATGCTTTTCGTATCATCATGCTCCCCCGGTCAACGCTCCTCAACGTCCAGCGCCGCCGCCATCGGCGTCACGCCAAAACGCTCGCCGAGGGCGATGAGTTCAGCACGGCTAATGGTCTGCTTTTTGCCACCCATCGCGCTGACTTTCACCATAACCTCCGCCTGTTTTTCCG from Sodalis glossinidius str. 'morsitans' includes these protein-coding regions:
- the rsmE gene encoding 16S rRNA (uracil(1498)-N(3))-methyltransferase gives rise to the protein MRIPRIYHPAPLTVGTVLALGDDAAHHVSRVLRMTVDAPIALFDGSNHVFAARLTRVDKKGVEATVLATQMEDRESLLHLHLGQVMSRGEKMEFTIQKSIELGVNVITPLFSARCGVKLEGERLEKKLQQWHKIAIGACEQCGRNRLAEIRPAMTLEAWCAEQEAGLKLNLHPRAQQSINTLPLPAHGIRLLIGPEGGLSAEEIALTANYGFTDILLGPRVLRTETTALTAITALQVRFGDLG
- the gshB gene encoding glutathione synthase encodes the protein MIKLGIVMDPISTINIKKDSSFAMLLEAQSRGYEIHYMEMSSLYLRGGEARASTRLLSVKQDYDAWYSFNGEKDINLGELDVILMRKDPPFDTEFIYATYILERAEDEGALIVNKPQSLRDCNEKLFTAWFARHTPDTLVSHRDDHIRAFWQEHGDIILKPLDGMGGTSIFRVKQDDPNLTVIVETLTGYGRHFCMAQNYLPAIKDGDKRVLVVDGEPVPYCLARIPKSGETRGNLAAGGHGEARPLSDSDWKIARDVAPVLKKKGLIFVGLDIIGDRLTEINVTSPTCVREIEAAFPISITGMLMDAIEKRLAAQQR
- a CDS encoding YqgE/AlgH family protein is translated as MNLQHHFLIAMPSLQDPLFKRSVVYICEHNSDGAMGIVINKPVEQFTVENVLHKLKIMPADRDPAIRLDKPVFAGGPLADDRGFILHTPRDGFGSSIGISPQTMITTSKDVLETLGTADQPDDVLVALGYSGWEQGKLERELMENAWLTTPADSEILFHTPIASRWREAAKTLGIDIHNIANQAGHA
- the ruvX gene encoding Holliday junction resolvase RuvX, which encodes MAAAGSIMAFDFGTRSIGVAIGQRVTCTARPLTAFKARDGVPDWQQIEKLLKEWRPETVVVGLPLNMDGSEQPLTARVRKFANRMHGRFGVQVVLHDERLSTVEARAGLFERGGYRALEKGKVDAGSAVIILESWLEQFPE